TGAGAAGAATATGAGCGAGAAACATCACTCTGATATTTCCATATCGGTCGATCAGTCTTCCAACAAATATGGCTGCGACGGCTGACAGCATCGCACCTGGGAAAATGATGAATCCGACAGCTGTCGGGTTTTTGCCGAATACATGCTGAAGCATGAGGGGCATGACGATCAAGATGGCAAAATGGGTGACAAACCCCAGGAAGCTCATATATAAAATCTGTCTGTAGCCTTTATCCCGAATCAAGCTGGGCTGGATAAAGGGAATCTCAATCTTATGGATCCGAACCCATAATCCACCGAAGAACACGACGGCCCCTGCGAAATAGTACCAATGAAACGTCGAGATGAATAGCAGGAAGAAAGTGATTCCAATTCCCGTCAGGATTCCTCCCCATACGTCGAAGTATCCCTTTCTTGTCGTCTCATTTGGTAGAAATCGATACAATATGGGGATCATCCCGAGTACGCACAATGTAATCAGGAATAAATAGTTCCAGCTCAGGTAATCGGTTATGACGCCTCCCACAACGGGCCCCAACCCAAATCCAAGGGAAGAGGCAGACGCGATCATCGCGAGAGCACGGCCGCGCCTTTCCAAGGGGACAAAACGGCCGGCAAACACCATGGATAGACCGGGGATGGCTGCTGCCCCAGCCGCTTGAAACAAACGGGAAAGCAATAGCCATGGGAACGTATTGGCATAGAAGCCAGTTAGTGAGGCTATGCCGAAGATGGTAATCCCGATGATGAGCAACCGTTTGATAGGAATGTAATCAGCTAAACGGGTATACGTAATGGTACAAATAGCAAGTACAATTGAATACCCTGATACGATCCAGGCTCCTTCAGAAGGAGCTAAAGAGAAATCGTTCAATACATTGGGAAGGGCTACATTGAACATGGTCGTATTCATGACCACGAGCCAAATCGTCAAACTTAGAAAAAGAATCGTCTTTGTATGTGAAGGAGATGCTTGAGCATGTTGTTCACCAGTCATTTTTGACCACCTCCATATTAGATATTGATGCTCGAAGTACTATACCATAAACAAAGACGTACTGAAAATGAATGTGCCTTCGTCCGGGTGGGCTTGTGGAAGTTTAAGATTTTGGAAATGGTCTATTATATAAGGAGAATCTGTTAGGGGGAGAAGTATGTCAAATCTTACGATAAAAGCGTTTGTGTTCGATGCGTACGGCACGTTATTCGATGTCCATTCCGTCATTGAGAAATGTAATGAACTGTTTCCGGATAAAGGGGAGGAGATCAGTCAGGTGTGGCGGCAGAAACAATTGGAATACAGCTTTCTCCGTCAGCTGATGGGAACATATACGACCTTTTTCTCCATCACAAGGGATGCCCTGCATTACGCCTGTGTGCAAGTAGGGGTCGATCTTACTGATGAAAAAGAGAAGGTGTTATTGGATGCCTACCTTGAATTAACTCATTATGAAGAAGTGGAGAGTGTGCTTGGGGAATTAACATCTCATCAAACTGCGATTTTCTCCAATGGTTCCCTGGATATGCTTTCACCGCTGGTTGAACAGTCTTCGTTTGGATCCTTACTGGATGAAGTGTTGACAGT
The DNA window shown above is from Rossellomorea vietnamensis and carries:
- a CDS encoding MFS transporter, producing the protein MTGEQHAQASPSHTKTILFLSLTIWLVVMNTTMFNVALPNVLNDFSLAPSEGAWIVSGYSIVLAICTITYTRLADYIPIKRLLIIGITIFGIASLTGFYANTFPWLLLSRLFQAAGAAAIPGLSMVFAGRFVPLERRGRALAMIASASSLGFGLGPVVGGVITDYLSWNYLFLITLCVLGMIPILYRFLPNETTRKGYFDVWGGILTGIGITFFLLFISTFHWYYFAGAVVFFGGLWVRIHKIEIPFIQPSLIRDKGYRQILYMSFLGFVTHFAILIVMPLMLQHVFGKNPTAVGFIIFPGAMLSAVAAIFVGRLIDRYGNIRVMFLAHILLIVSTVLFYLLSPHSEYMIMLAYMFTSFGFSSLSSSSTNEVSRVMSKELTASGIGMKQLIHYVGSASGSVLGGIIVEMGGADFPVSSFQNTFLVLIGLMTVSLLLLLLYRRHVHPS
- a CDS encoding haloacid dehalogenase type II, with amino-acid sequence MSNLTIKAFVFDAYGTLFDVHSVIEKCNELFPDKGEEISQVWRQKQLEYSFLRQLMGTYTTFFSITRDALHYACVQVGVDLTDEKEKVLLDAYLELTHYEEVESVLGELTSHQTAIFSNGSLDMLSPLVEQSSFGSLLDEVLTVDEVKQFKPTPMAYQLVLKKLGVKREEVLFMSSNPWDIAGAANFGFHTAWINRQDKVMDELGVKPDFVYRDLNGILEHKS